A stretch of DNA from Lycium ferocissimum isolate CSIRO_LF1 unplaced genomic scaffold, AGI_CSIRO_Lferr_CH_V1 ctg2309, whole genome shotgun sequence:
TGATATGAGCAATTCCTCTGATTTTTCAGCATGATGTTCTCGAAGCAAATCTCTGCGCTTAAAAGATGCTCCAACAATATTTAACACATTAAtaactatacaaaaaaaatcatctacATTTGAATTCTTCTTTGCAAGAGCTACAAGTGCTAAATGCAATTGGTGAGCAAAACAATGAATGCAATATGCCAATGGAGTCTCATTCAATATCAAAGTCTTAAGACCATTTAGCTCTCCCTGCATGTTGCTAGCTCCATCATAACCTTGCCCAGTATTTGTGATGGACTTAATGAGTGATCTGAAAGAAAAGAGTAGATTGCCTCCTTTAATGAATAAGCAGATGTATCACTAATATGAATAATACCAACAAATCGCTCTACTACTTCACCTTCTTTATTAACATATCTCAGAACAATTTCCATTTGCTCCTTGTGTGATATATCTTTTGATTCATCAACTAGTATCTCGAAATAATCCCCATCCAGGTCTTCAATGATGGCTTTGATTGTTTCTTTAGCACAAGAATCAACAATATCCTTTTGAATACTTGGAGAATACATCATTTCATTTTTTGGGGCGTTTTCTAATATAATGCTTCCAACATCTTTATTAATATCTCCATACCATTGCAAAAGTTCGAGAAAGATACCTCTATTTGAAGAACATTGACTCTCATCATGCCCACGGAATGATAATTCTAGTCTCAAGAGAAACCTTGTCACATAGACTGAAGCACTCAAGTGA
This window harbors:
- the LOC132043321 gene encoding uncharacterized protein LOC132043321; translated protein: MALEIRRETFPLGVNLESLEADPGIRKPIAEYNPNILDEVRRYYIQKERCQPEVLDFPKTKFGKEMRQFSPNWYKGRRKWLEYSITKDVAYCLCCYLFQNEHESNGNTSETYAKIGFKAWNKALERFRAHVGEILEKDKSESRRHLSASVYVTRFLLRLELSFRGHDESQCSSNRGIFLELLQWYGDINKDVGSIILENAPKNEMMYSPSIQKDIVDSCAKETIKAIIEDLDGDYFEILVDESKDISHKEQMEIVLRYVNKEGEVVERFVGGNLLFSFRSLIKSITNTGQGYDGASNMQGELNGLKTLILNETPLAYCIHCFAHQLHLALVALAKKNSNVDDFFCIVINVLNIVGASFKRRDLLREHHAEKSEELLISGEVHTGRGLNQERGLQDQVILVGVLIIEH